GCGCCTGCAGATAATCCCGGACTTCTCCCGTCTCTCCCTGCGGATAGTGACATATGCGCAATAGAATTAGACCTCCAATAGTATATACCCAGGAATGTCTTTATTCCAGGGGGGAAGCTTCTCGCCGGGCGGCCCTCCACCCTTCATACGATCGACCCCCCGAAAAAGTTGCATGCGCCCGGGCGGGCGCTTAGGCGGGAGACGGGGTGGCGGTCAACGCGCGCCCGGCCGGACTCCGACGGACAGCCTCAACCCGGCCGCCTGGAGAAGGTGGAGCACGCTTTGCAGATGCGGATTGCCCCGATGGGACAGCATCTTGTACAAGCTCACGCGGTTGAGCTTGGCCCGCCGGGAGATCGCGGCCATGCCCTGCGCCTCCGCGACGTCGCGCAGCGCCAGCAGAAAAGTATCCAGATCGTTCTCTCCGATCGCCGCGTTGATGTACTCGGCGGCTTCGGAGGGATCTCTGAGCGCTTTGCGCAGGCTGTCACGATAATTTTTCGCGGGCCGCATGGTGACGCCTCCGGTAATCGGCCCAATAGTCGCGGGCCGCTTTGATGTCCTTCGTCTGAGTGCTTTTGTCGCCGCCGCAGAGCAGAATGACGATCTCCGCTCCCTCCTCGCCGAAATACACGCGATAACCGGGCCCGAAATCGATCTTCAGTTCGAAGACGCCTCCGCCCACCGGCTCGCATCTCCCCAAATTCCCCGCGCGAACCCGGGCGATCCGCGCTCGGATCTTCGCGCGGCCCGTGCGATCCCGCATCGACTCCAGCCACTCTTCGAACGGGCAGCGCCCGGACGGGAAACGATAGAGATACGCCTCTTTCGGGGTGACGTGCATTTCACCCTAGGATAGTGTAGTCCACGGACTACATATAGTCAAGAGCCTGCGGGATAAGGTCATACTCATCATACGATCGACCCCCCGAAAAAGTTCCACGAGCCTGCCCGGGCGGCGGCGGGAAAAAGTTCAAGAAGTCGTTTCACGGACCGCATGGGAAGCTTCGGTCCCCGGGGCTACACTCCTATCGAGGGAGGTGCATTCCCATGCGAAAACCGAACAAGCCGAAGCGGGGCGAGGACGTGTCGGCGCGCAAGGAGCCGGAGCGGCCGGCGCCCGAGCCGGCTCCGGACGAGGAGACCCTCGACGAGGAGCTCGACGGCGCCGGCCTCGGGAAGCGGCCGCCGGACCACGAGGACGAGCTGTAGAGGGGCTTCCTTATCGTTCCAGAGCGCCTAAGGATTTGTATTCTAGTCGGGTGAACCCCTCGCGCCCGGCTCGTCCTCTTGCCGCCCCGCCCGGGGCGGCCGCGTGATGGAACTCTCCGAGATCCGCGTCGGCGACGTCATTTGGAACGTCGATACCGGGCATACCGGGCGCGTGTCCTCGGTCGCGGGCACGAAGATGGTGCTGCTGGACCCGACGGGCGAGGAGACGCCGTTCTATTTCGTGGCCGGGCTCTGGGAGAAGCTGCACGATCAGGCGGCGGCGGAGTTCATCGCGCTGCTGCAGAAGTAGGGACCGATTTAGGGAGAGGTGGCCGAGCGGTTTAAGGCACCAGTCTTGAAAACTGGCGACGTGTAACAGCGTCCGTGGGTTCGAATCCCACCCTCTCCGAAGATTTGACTCGCCCCGTTCCGCCGCTAAATTCTTCCGAAAACCAGCGCCTCGAAGTCGTTCAGGAGCATGAAATCGAAAGTGTACTGTGGAGGTGGTCGCATTGGGCGACCGCCTATTTGGTATGAATGCTCTCCATGTCGCCTGAACCTGGGGCTTTGAATGACCCCGAACAACTGGACTTCCTTGTCCGCACGGCCGCCTTTGAATTCCTGACCCAGCAGAAGCAACTATTCGGCGAGGTCGTTCCTCGCAGGGTGCTGGAAAAAGGCTTCGTCTTCGCGGAGCGGCGCGTGCCCCTTGTAGGTCCGCAGGGAATCTTTAAACCTGCTATTCTGCCCGAGATCCCGATCAGCATCACGACCGTTCCTGTCGTCGAGGGCTCCCCCCGGCCGTATAACGACGAAGTGAGCTTAGATGGCCTCCTGCTCTATCGCTATCGCGGTCAAGACCCCCAACACCCGGAAAATCGCGGGTTGCGCAAGGCCATGGAGCAGAAGATCCCGCTCGTTTATCTCTACGGGGTCGTGCCCGGTCAGTATATGCCGGTCTGGCCTATCTATATTGTCGGCGATAATCCTCGGGCGTTGACCTTCACCGTCGCAATGGACGATGCAAAGTTGCCTGCCATGCACTCTCAGGTGGTCGATGATCCGATCAACGCTCGTCGTCTGTACATCACTGTTACGACCCGCCAGCGCCTACATCAGCGAAGTTTCCGCGAGCGAGTGCTGAAGGCTTACCACGAGCAATGCGCAATCTGCCGTCTTCGCCATGAGCAGCTTCTCGAGGCGGCGCACATCCTGCCCGACAATCATCCGCAAGGCGAGCCCACCACCTCTAACGGTATCGCTCTCTGCAAGATCCATCACGCGGCATACGACTGCCACATCTTGGGCATTCGTCCCGATCTGGTGGTGGAACTGCGTACGGACATACTGAAGGAGATCGACGGCCCGATGCTCAAGTACGGGCTGCAGGAGTTCCACGGCACGAGCCTCAGTATTCCGCGGAAAACGGAGTTGCGGCCCAATCCGAAGTTCCTCGAAGAGCGCTACGCGATATTTAGGGCGGCTTAGATCCTTCCGGGATTCAAATTAGCGCGCGGAATATTTAGCGCAGGTTGATTTGGTACTGAGTGCGCTTTACTTTGATGAGGCCTTGGAGGTCACCGTAGGAGATGAGCTTGTGGGAACGGGTTTCGGCGTGGAGGCAGACGAAGCAGAACCGATAGGATTCCCCCAACCTTTCAGCCAGCTTGAACTCGTTTTCGGTCGCGCCGAAGAAGAAGCCGCCGGGATTCTGGGGCAGCCGTTTTTGCGTCGTCTTAAGCTCGATGAGAATGATGGTGGCCGGATCGATGATGAGTTCCGTCGCCCCGTCCCGCTTTCGTCCGGGAATCCAGACCAGGTCGAATGCGCGCCTGAATTGGTTGTCCAAACCGAGCGCGACGAGAATCGCTTTTCGGCCGGCGCTGTCGGGGACAAACCACTCGGGCTCCATTTCCAGCAGGTGAGCCAGACCGGCTTTTTCGGTGATGTTGTTGCTGAGGGTGATCTTAAACGAGTGTTCGCGGGCCACGGCTGAGTGTAGCCTAGGGGGGCGTGTAGATCAAGATCTGATTTCCTTGAGGTGCGGATCAGCCTGGTGTAGATGAGACTGGCGCCGTTCCCCGCCTTCTGTTAGGCTCTGGCCGTGGCCCTATGGCGAAGCTAATACCAGCTATCGGCGCATGCGGCCCCCGCATGCAGGCGGGAGAACGGCGCCTCGCCCAGCGCCTGGAAGACAAGCTCGAAGACGATTACCTGTGCTGGTATGACGTTTCCATAGGCCATCGCACCCTCCACCCGGATTTCGTCATCTTCCATCCCGGCCGCGGCCTTTTGGTCCTCGAGGTGAAGGACTGGAAGATTTCCACGATCCAGAGCATCGACAAGAGTAATGTCGTCATCTGCCCCTCCGGGACCGTCAAGCAAGTCCCCAATCCGATCGAGCAAGCTCGTCAGTACATGTTTGCCGTCACCAATCGGATGGAGCAGGACCCGCAATTGGTATTGCGCGACGGACCGCACCGGGGGAAGCCTCTTTTTCCCTATGGCCATGGCGTCGTCTTGACGAGCATCACCCGGAAGCAGTTCGAAGATAACCGGCTCGGTGAGGCGATCCCCTCCCACTTGGTCATCTGCCAGGACGAGATGACGGAGACGGTCGATCCCGAGGCCTTCCAGAAGCGCCTGTGGGACATGTTCCCGGTCCGGTTCGCTATCAAGCTGTCTTTGCCTCAGATCGACCGGATCCGCTGGCACATGTTCCCGGAGATCCGGATTCCCGCCCAAACGGATCTGTTCGAGGATTTCTCGCGGAAGGTCGTGGAGATGCCGGACCTTATCCGGGTCATGGACCTTCAGCAGGAACAGCTGGCGCGTAGCCTCGGTGAAGGTCACCGGGTCATCCACGGCGTCGCCGGCTCGGGGAAGACCTTGATCTTGGGCTTCCGCGCCGAGCACCTGGCCAAGGCGTGCTCGCGGCCGATCCTTGTGCTCTGCTACAACAAGGCGTTGGCGGCCAAGCTCGGCGGCATGATGGCCGCCCGGGGGCTGCAGGAGAAGG
Above is a genomic segment from Elusimicrobiota bacterium containing:
- a CDS encoding HNH endonuclease: MNDPEQLDFLVRTAAFEFLTQQKQLFGEVVPRRVLEKGFVFAERRVPLVGPQGIFKPAILPEIPISITTVPVVEGSPRPYNDEVSLDGLLLYRYRGQDPQHPENRGLRKAMEQKIPLVYLYGVVPGQYMPVWPIYIVGDNPRALTFTVAMDDAKLPAMHSQVVDDPINARRLYITVTTRQRLHQRSFRERVLKAYHEQCAICRLRHEQLLEAAHILPDNHPQGEPTTSNGIALCKIHHAAYDCHILGIRPDLVVELRTDILKEIDGPMLKYGLQEFHGTSLSIPRKTELRPNPKFLEERYAIFRAA
- a CDS encoding type II toxin-antitoxin system RelE/ParE family toxin, which encodes MHVTPKEAYLYRFPSGRCPFEEWLESMRDRTGRAKIRARIARVRAGNLGRCEPVGGGVFELKIDFGPGYRVYFGEEGAEIVILLCGGDKSTQTKDIKAARDYWADYRRRHHAAREKLS
- a CDS encoding putative addiction module antidote protein; amino-acid sequence: MRPAKNYRDSLRKALRDPSEAAEYINAAIGENDLDTFLLALRDVAEAQGMAAISRRAKLNRVSLYKMLSHRGNPHLQSVLHLLQAAGLRLSVGVRPGAR